In Streptomyces ambofaciens ATCC 23877, a single genomic region encodes these proteins:
- a CDS encoding GAF domain-containing sensor histidine kinase — translation MSHGPRSGLAAVSSALLAMSRHLEVRDVLKTIVASARELLDAQYAALGVPDDHGGFAQFVVDGVSDEQWKAIGPLPRQHGILASMLREARPERLGDVRKDPRFEGWPSAHPDLVDFLGLPIRDGEEVMGALFLANKNCPKPEGGCGFTADDEELLGILAQHAAIALTNARLYERSRELTIAEERSRLAHELHDAVSQKLFSLRLTAQAAATLVDRDPARAKGELQQVAALAAEAAEELRAAVVELRPAALDEDGLVATLRTQIQVLDRAHSARVTFAGHGVKALPAAQEEALLRVAQEALHNALRHSSPEHVAVTLHRRGAATVLRVTDDGSGFDPRTARRAGRHLGLVSMRDRANGAGGTLTVESAPGKGTTIEMEVPGG, via the coding sequence ATGAGTCACGGCCCCCGGTCCGGCCTCGCCGCGGTGAGCTCCGCGCTGCTGGCCATGAGCAGGCACCTCGAGGTGCGCGACGTCCTCAAGACGATCGTCGCCTCGGCCCGCGAGCTGCTCGACGCGCAGTACGCGGCGCTCGGCGTCCCCGACGACCACGGAGGCTTCGCCCAGTTCGTCGTCGACGGCGTCAGCGACGAGCAGTGGAAGGCCATCGGCCCGCTGCCCCGCCAGCACGGCATCCTCGCCTCGATGCTGCGCGAGGCGAGGCCCGAGCGCCTCGGCGACGTCCGCAAGGACCCCCGCTTCGAGGGCTGGCCCTCCGCCCACCCCGACCTCGTCGACTTCCTGGGGCTGCCGATCCGCGACGGCGAGGAGGTCATGGGCGCCCTCTTCCTCGCCAACAAGAACTGCCCCAAGCCCGAGGGCGGCTGCGGCTTCACCGCGGACGACGAGGAACTGCTGGGCATCCTCGCCCAGCACGCCGCCATCGCCCTCACCAACGCCCGCCTGTACGAACGCAGCCGCGAGCTGACCATCGCCGAGGAACGCTCCCGCCTCGCCCACGAACTGCACGACGCCGTCAGCCAGAAGCTGTTCTCACTGCGCCTGACCGCCCAGGCCGCCGCGACCCTGGTCGACCGCGACCCCGCGCGCGCCAAGGGCGAACTGCAGCAGGTCGCCGCGCTCGCCGCGGAAGCCGCCGAGGAGCTGCGCGCCGCCGTCGTCGAGCTGCGTCCCGCCGCCCTGGACGAGGACGGCCTCGTCGCCACCCTCCGCACCCAGATACAGGTCCTCGACCGCGCCCACAGCGCGCGCGTCACCTTCGCCGGCCACGGGGTCAAGGCCCTGCCCGCCGCCCAGGAGGAGGCATTGCTGCGCGTCGCCCAGGAAGCGCTGCACAACGCCCTGCGGCACTCCTCGCCGGAACACGTCGCCGTGACCCTGCACCGGCGAGGCGCCGCGACCGTGCTGCGCGTCACCGACGACGGCAGCGGCTTCGACCCGCGCACGGCCCGCCGCGCCGGACGCCACCTGGGCCTGGTCTCGATGCGGGACCGGGCGAACGGCGCCGGGGGCACGCTGACCGTCGAATCGGCGCCCGGCAAGGGCACCACGATCGAGATGGAGGTCCCAGGTGGCTGA
- a CDS encoding SDR family NAD(P)-dependent oxidoreductase, translating into MPVAIITGASKGLGRALAEALAERGWDLVLDARTPEVLKEAATALEAYGTRVTALPGDVTDAGHRAALVSAAWRLGGVDLLVSNASALGAEPLVRLEELPLDGLRRALEVNVVAALGLVQEALPLLRVAPAGAVLTVSSDAAAEAYETWGGYGASKAALDQLAAVLGAEEPGLRVWAVDPGDMATDLYAAAVPDDDDPRPDPVRVVPALLRLLDERPAGGRYGAVALLEGVR; encoded by the coding sequence ATGCCGGTTGCGATCATCACGGGGGCTTCGAAGGGGCTGGGCCGCGCGCTCGCCGAGGCCCTGGCGGAACGGGGCTGGGACCTGGTGCTGGACGCCAGGACGCCGGAGGTGCTCAAGGAGGCCGCGACGGCGCTGGAGGCGTACGGCACGCGCGTGACGGCGCTGCCGGGGGATGTCACCGACGCGGGGCACCGGGCCGCTCTGGTCTCGGCGGCCTGGCGGCTGGGCGGGGTGGACCTGCTGGTCAGCAACGCGAGCGCGCTGGGCGCGGAGCCGCTGGTACGGCTGGAGGAGCTGCCGCTGGACGGGCTGCGGCGGGCCCTGGAGGTGAACGTCGTGGCCGCCCTGGGCCTGGTCCAGGAGGCGCTGCCGTTGCTGCGGGTGGCTCCGGCGGGCGCGGTGCTGACGGTCAGCTCGGACGCCGCGGCGGAGGCGTACGAGACCTGGGGCGGCTACGGGGCCTCCAAGGCGGCCCTGGACCAGTTGGCGGCGGTGCTGGGCGCCGAGGAGCCGGGGCTGCGGGTCTGGGCGGTCGATCCCGGGGACATGGCCACCGACCTGTACGCGGCGGCCGTACCGGACGACGACGATCCGCGGCCCGATCCGGTGCGTGTCGTGCCGGCGCTCCTGCGGCTGCTGGACGAGCGGCCGGCCGGCGGGCGGTACGGGGCTGTGGCGCTGCTGGAGGGAGTGCGATGA
- a CDS encoding S-adenosylmethionine:tRNA ribosyltransferase-isomerase — protein sequence MTLVLRVPEELSARVPVEQRGPGLDRDGVRLLVSRGTEVSHHGFRELPGLLRAGDLLVVNTSVTLAAAVDGHIGRAPVVVHFSTRGDDGRWAVELRDPDGRGTTRPRARAGTRAGKERQAPPPADGGGGRAGSLRGTEVRLPEGARLVLEEPLSARGERLWWARVSGADVPVVLREHGRPIRYSYTERDQPLSVYRTVFALPSEDGAGSAEMPSAARPFTARLVAELVSRGVQFAPVTLHTGVASAEAHEPPYPERFVVPEASAQLVNAARAGGGRVVAVGTTAVRAVESAAGADGVVRARAGWTDLVVTPERGVRAVDGLLTGLHDPEASHLLMLEAVAGRAAIDRGHEAAMKGRYLWHEFGDAHLLLP from the coding sequence ATGACCCTCGTGCTGCGCGTACCGGAGGAATTGTCGGCCCGGGTGCCCGTCGAGCAGCGGGGGCCGGGGCTGGACCGGGACGGCGTACGGCTGCTGGTGTCGCGCGGCACCGAGGTGTCGCATCACGGGTTCCGGGAGCTGCCCGGGCTGCTGCGGGCCGGGGACCTGCTCGTCGTCAACACGTCCGTGACGCTGGCCGCCGCCGTCGACGGGCACATCGGGCGCGCGCCCGTGGTGGTGCACTTCTCGACGCGAGGGGACGACGGCCGGTGGGCGGTGGAGCTGCGGGACCCCGATGGCAGGGGCACCACGCGTCCCCGCGCGCGTGCGGGGACGCGCGCGGGGAAAGAGCGACAGGCGCCTCCTCCGGCGGACGGCGGCGGGGGCCGCGCCGGCTCCCTGCGGGGGACGGAGGTGCGGCTGCCGGAGGGGGCGCGTCTGGTGCTGGAGGAGCCGCTGAGCGCGCGTGGGGAGCGGCTGTGGTGGGCGCGGGTCTCGGGGGCCGACGTGCCCGTGGTGCTGCGGGAGCACGGGCGGCCCATCCGCTACTCCTACACGGAGCGGGACCAGCCGCTGTCCGTGTACCGGACGGTCTTCGCGCTGCCGTCCGAGGACGGGGCGGGCAGCGCGGAGATGCCGAGCGCGGCGCGGCCCTTCACGGCGCGGCTGGTGGCGGAGCTGGTGAGCCGCGGGGTGCAGTTCGCGCCGGTGACGCTGCACACGGGGGTGGCCTCGGCCGAGGCGCACGAGCCGCCGTATCCGGAGCGGTTCGTGGTGCCGGAGGCGTCGGCGCAGCTGGTCAACGCGGCCAGGGCGGGCGGCGGGCGGGTCGTGGCCGTGGGGACGACGGCCGTGCGGGCGGTGGAGTCGGCGGCCGGCGCGGACGGGGTCGTACGGGCCCGGGCCGGGTGGACCGACCTGGTCGTGACGCCGGAGCGCGGGGTGCGGGCGGTGGACGGTCTGCTGACGGGGCTGCACGACCCCGAGGCCTCGCATCTCCTGATGCTGGAGGCGGTGGCGGGGCGGGCGGCGATCGACCGGGGGCACGAGGCCGCGATGAAGGGGCGCTACCTGTGGCACGAGTTCGGCGACGCCCATCTCCTCCTGCCGTAG
- a CDS encoding transglycosylase SLT domain-containing protein codes for MPKNIFTRGHSRPLNRTHKLAIAGVGTLGAAAVALTAVPASGQTTTSEAAPTAKVAYSTKQIQDVHAGVTGQLAGASQKVASIEAKKEAAATAKKAAAAKKAAAEKAAAKREAKETASRSAQRTEVKKSYPNNLDGWIREARAIMKKHGIPGSYEGIHRNIIRESSGNPKAINDWDINAINGIPSKGLLQVIPPTFEAYHVPGTSKNIYDPVANIVAACNYAADKYGTMDNVDSAY; via the coding sequence ATGCCCAAGAACATCTTCACCCGTGGTCATAGTCGTCCCCTGAACCGCACCCACAAGCTCGCGATCGCCGGTGTCGGCACGCTCGGCGCCGCCGCCGTCGCGCTCACCGCGGTCCCGGCCAGCGGGCAGACGACCACGAGCGAGGCCGCTCCGACGGCCAAGGTGGCGTACAGCACGAAGCAGATCCAGGACGTGCACGCCGGCGTCACCGGCCAGCTCGCCGGTGCCAGCCAGAAGGTCGCCTCCATCGAGGCGAAGAAGGAGGCTGCCGCGACCGCCAAGAAGGCCGCCGCGGCGAAGAAGGCGGCAGCCGAGAAGGCCGCCGCCAAGCGCGAGGCCAAGGAGACCGCCAGCCGGTCCGCCCAGCGCACCGAGGTCAAGAAGTCCTACCCGAACAACCTGGACGGCTGGATCCGCGAGGCCCGGGCCATCATGAAGAAGCACGGCATCCCCGGTTCCTACGAGGGCATCCACCGCAACATCATCCGGGAGTCCTCCGGCAACCCGAAGGCCATCAACGACTGGGACATCAACGCCATCAACGGCATCCCGTCGAAGGGCCTGCTCCAGGTCATCCCGCCGACGTTCGAGGCCTACCACGTGCCCGGCACCTCGAAGAACATCTACGACCCGGTCGCCAACATCGTCGCCGCGTGCAACTACGCCGCGGACAAGTACGGCACCATGGACAACGTCGACAGCGCGTACTGA
- a CDS encoding response regulator, with protein MADAIKVLLVDDHQVVRRGLRTFLEVQDDIEVVGEAADGAEGVDRAEELKPDVILMDVKMPGMDGVEALRRLRELDNHARVLIVTSFTEQRTVVPALRAGAAGYVYKDVDPDALAGAIRSVHAGHILLQPEVAGALLSQEEGNSGQGRAGSLTEREREVLSLIADGRSNREIARALVLSEKTVKTHVSNILMKLDLADRTQAALWAVRHGVTG; from the coding sequence GTGGCTGACGCAATCAAGGTGCTGCTCGTCGACGACCACCAGGTGGTCCGCCGGGGCCTGCGCACCTTCCTGGAGGTGCAGGACGACATCGAGGTGGTGGGCGAGGCCGCGGACGGCGCCGAAGGGGTCGACCGCGCCGAGGAACTGAAGCCCGACGTGATCCTCATGGACGTCAAGATGCCGGGCATGGACGGCGTCGAGGCGCTGCGCAGACTCCGTGAGCTCGACAACCACGCGCGCGTGCTGATCGTCACCAGCTTCACCGAGCAGCGCACCGTGGTCCCGGCCCTGCGCGCCGGAGCGGCGGGATACGTCTACAAGGACGTCGACCCCGACGCCCTCGCGGGCGCCATCCGCTCCGTGCACGCCGGCCACATCCTGCTCCAGCCCGAGGTCGCGGGCGCCCTGCTCTCCCAGGAGGAGGGCAACTCGGGCCAGGGCAGAGCGGGCTCCCTCACCGAACGGGAGCGTGAGGTGCTGAGCCTCATAGCGGACGGCCGCTCCAACCGGGAGATCGCCCGCGCGCTCGTGCTCTCCGAGAAGACCGTCAAGACCCACGTCTCGAACATCCTGATGAAGCTCGACCTCGCGGACCGCACCCAGGCCGCGCTGTGGGCCGTGCGACATGGTGTGACCGGCTGA